The Nesterenkonia xinjiangensis genome contains a region encoding:
- a CDS encoding BadF/BadG/BcrA/BcrD ATPase family protein, with protein sequence MTLLGIDVGGSGSRAALLAGDGATRWVLHGPRVEVRPTGSTVAEIVQELIRQIREQRPADLLDLEGAAVGATGLASLVARPQDMLELLGRETRTAGAVAIDAVTAHLGALGGAGGAVTALGTGAITVSHPGPQGPGRWRRIDGWGHLLGDRGGGSWVGRRALETALRAHDGLDPAGATILAQGVRRFGPPGSWPAQIYPRPDRAGVLASFAQDVVGLAEHDPSARNILREAGREAAAGTLAALEAAEWTEDTPVPRRAALAGGLAGTTGHLQESFRAVLEEADPPVDLVPSQGDPLDGALRLAQMVADGVRVAQESHVWT encoded by the coding sequence ATGACGTTGCTCGGCATCGACGTCGGCGGCTCCGGCAGCCGAGCGGCCCTGCTCGCCGGCGACGGCGCGACACGCTGGGTGCTCCACGGTCCGCGTGTGGAGGTCCGCCCCACCGGGAGCACCGTCGCGGAGATCGTCCAGGAGCTCATCCGCCAGATCCGCGAGCAGCGTCCAGCGGACCTGCTCGATCTGGAAGGTGCCGCAGTCGGCGCCACCGGCCTCGCCTCCCTCGTGGCCCGGCCGCAGGACATGCTGGAGCTGCTGGGTCGGGAGACCCGCACTGCCGGGGCGGTGGCCATCGACGCGGTCACCGCACACCTCGGAGCGCTGGGCGGTGCGGGCGGAGCCGTCACTGCGCTGGGCACCGGTGCCATCACGGTCAGCCACCCTGGTCCGCAAGGCCCCGGCCGCTGGCGGCGGATCGACGGTTGGGGGCATCTGCTCGGGGACCGAGGGGGAGGATCCTGGGTGGGGCGGCGCGCGCTGGAGACCGCGCTGCGCGCCCATGACGGCCTCGACCCGGCCGGGGCCACGATCCTGGCGCAGGGCGTCCGCCGGTTCGGACCGCCGGGCAGCTGGCCGGCGCAGATCTATCCGCGCCCGGACCGCGCGGGGGTGCTCGCCTCCTTCGCCCAGGACGTCGTCGGTCTCGCCGAGCACGATCCCAGCGCCCGGAACATCCTCCGTGAAGCCGGCAGGGAAGCCGCCGCGGGCACCCTGGCGGCGCTCGAGGCCGCCGAGTGGACCGAGGACACACCGGTCCCGCGCCGGGCGGCGCTCGCCGGAGGTCTGGCCGGGACCACGGGGCACCTCCAGGAGAGCTTCCGCGCCGTGCTCGAGGAGGCCGATCCGCCTGTGGATCTGGTGCCCTCCCAGGGGGACCCGCTCGACGGCGCCCTGCGCCTGGCGCAGATGGT